A stretch of the Archangium violaceum genome encodes the following:
- a CDS encoding ISAzo13 family transposase has protein sequence MNVTPSIEAVQRKFEALRAGMNEAVRRRWAAAEARSLGRGGISLVAKATGLSRSAIRRGLKELEQGVTLDIHRARRHGGGRKKATEKDTTLLSDLEVLVEPATRGDPMSPLRWTCKSTVKLAAELSHRGHAIDPSTVGRLLRQTGYSLQSNRKTREGGKHPDRNAQFEHINALVRAFHRRGEPVISVDAKKKELVGDFKNAGREWHPKAKPSEVRVYDFVDKELGKVLPYGVYDVGANEGWVSVGVTHDTPAFATSTIRTWWLEMGRERYARAKELLIIADSGGSNSARARLWKVELQHLADEMGLRISVSHLPPGTSKWNKIEHRMFCHITHNWRGRPLESREIVVNLIGSTTTEKGLHIQAALDTDDNPLGIKVTNHEMESLRIKRNKFHGEWNYVFIPNVV, from the coding sequence ATGAACGTAACGCCATCGATAGAGGCTGTTCAACGCAAATTCGAGGCGCTGCGTGCGGGAATGAACGAGGCGGTTCGTCGGCGCTGGGCGGCTGCGGAGGCCAGGTCCTTGGGAAGGGGAGGCATCAGTTTGGTGGCAAAGGCCACAGGACTGTCCCGGTCGGCAATACGGCGGGGGTTGAAAGAGCTTGAACAGGGGGTGACTCTCGACATCCACCGCGCACGCCGCCATGGTGGAGGCCGGAAGAAAGCGACAGAGAAAGACACAACGTTGCTGTCGGACCTCGAGGTGTTGGTGGAGCCAGCCACGCGCGGCGATCCGATGTCGCCCTTGCGCTGGACTTGCAAGAGCACCGTGAAACTGGCCGCTGAGTTGAGTCATCGAGGCCATGCCATCGATCCCAGCACCGTGGGGAGACTTCTGCGCCAGACGGGCTACAGCCTCCAGAGTAACCGCAAAACGCGTGAGGGCGGCAAGCATCCCGACCGAAACGCACAATTCGAGCACATCAACGCGCTGGTGCGGGCCTTCCACCGGCGCGGAGAGCCTGTCATCTCGGTGGATGCCAAGAAAAAGGAGTTGGTGGGGGACTTCAAGAACGCAGGAAGGGAGTGGCACCCGAAAGCCAAGCCGTCCGAGGTTCGGGTATACGACTTCGTAGATAAGGAGTTGGGTAAAGTCCTGCCGTACGGCGTCTATGACGTGGGCGCCAATGAGGGATGGGTGAGCGTAGGGGTGACACACGACACGCCCGCCTTCGCCACGTCCACCATCCGAACCTGGTGGTTGGAGATGGGCCGAGAGCGCTACGCGCGAGCGAAGGAGTTGCTCATCATCGCAGACAGCGGTGGCAGCAACAGCGCTCGTGCTCGGTTGTGGAAAGTGGAGTTGCAGCACCTGGCGGACGAGATGGGGCTGCGAATCAGCGTCAGCCACCTACCGCCCGGAACGAGCAAGTGGAACAAGATAGAGCATCGGATGTTCTGCCATATCACCCACAACTGGAGAGGGCGTCCCCTGGAGAGTCGAGAGATCGTCGTCAACCTCATCGGGAGCACGACTACCGAAAAGGGCCTACACATTCAGGCAGCACTCGATACGGACGACAACCCTCTTGGCATAAAGGTAACCAACCATGAGATGGAGTCGCTCCGAATAAAAAGGAACAAGTTCCATGGGGAATGGAACTACGTATTCATACCCAACGTGGTTTGA